In the Brassica napus cultivar Da-Ae chromosome A7, Da-Ae, whole genome shotgun sequence genome, one interval contains:
- the LOC106353549 gene encoding pro-resilin, which yields MEKYDRVVKKKEERTIDANEIRITSMGRARNYITYAMTLLQEKGSTEVVFKAMGRAINKTVNIVELIKRRIPGLHQNTSIGSTDITDTWEPKEEGLLPIETTRHVSMITIILSTKELNTSSVGYQCPIPIEMVKPLGDIDYEGGEGSPGGRGRGRGRGRGRGRGGRGNAYVNVEYEDGGWERNQSYGRGRGRGRGRSSRSRGRGGYNGPQNEYDAPKDGGYGYDATHEHRGYDDHGGYDGPHQGRGGYNGRQGRGGYDGPRHGRGGYNDRQGRGGYDGPREGRGGYDGPHQGRGGYSGRQGRGGYDGPHQGHGGYDDSHQGPGGYDGPQGSGGYDAPPQGRGRGRGRGGRGRSRGGRGVGGGFNNSSDGPTNQAVA from the exons ATGGAGAAGTATGACCGtgtggtgaagaagaaggaggagaggACGATTGATGCGAACGAGATTCGTATCACTAGCATGGGCAGGGCACGGAACTACATCACCTATGCCATGACTCTTCTTCAA GAAAAAGGGTCGACTGAAGTTGTGTTCAAGGCAATGGGAAGAGCTATCAACAAGACTGTGAACATTGTGGAGCTGATTAAG AGAAGGATCCCTGGTCTTCATCAGAACACATCTATTGGATCCACCGATATAACAGACACATGGGAACCTAAAGAGGAAGGCCTTCTACC TATTGAGACCACAAGGCATGTTTCCATGATAACCATTATCCTATCCACGAAAGAGCTTAATACATCCTCTGTTgg GTATCAGTGCCCAATTCCTATTGAGATGGTGAAGCCTTTAGGCGATATCGACTATGAAGGAGGAG AGGGTTCACCTGGTGGCAGAGGCAGAGGAaggggaagaggaagagggaggGGAAGAGGTGGCAGAG GAAATGCATATGTGAACGTTGAGTATGAAGATGGAGGTTGGGAACGTAACCAGTCTTATGGTAGAGGAAGAGGCCGTGGCAGAGGACGCAGCAGTCGTAGTCGAGGAAGAGGAGGGTACAATGGTCCTCAAAATGAGTATGATGCACCAAAAGATGGAGGTTACGGTTATGATGCTACTCATGAACACCGTGGATATGATGATCATGGTGGTTATGATGGTCCTCATCAGGGCCGAGGTGGTTACAATGGTCGTCAGGGCCGTGGTGGTTATGATGGTCCTCGTCATGGTCGCGGTGGTTACAATGATCGTCAGGGCCGCGGTGGTTATGATGGTCCTCGTGAGGGCCGTGGTGGTTATGATGGTCCTCATCAGGGTCGCGGTGGTTACAGTGGTCGTCAGGGTCGTGGTGGTTATGATGGTCCTCATCAGGGCCACGGTGGTTACGACGATTCTCATCAGGGCCCTGGGGGTTATGATGGTCCTCAGGGTAGTGGTGGTTACGATGCTCCTCCGCAGGGCCGTG GGCGTGGACGTGGAAGGGGAGGTCGTGGAAGAAGTCGAGGAGGTCGTGGTGTTGGTGGTGGTTTCAACAACAGCTCAGATGGACCAACAAACCAGGCAGTCGCTTGA
- the LOC106356968 gene encoding protein Abitram, whose translation MEIQKTEVAKNPETDDTIETTKQNQSEEEVEHCDEDELRSLLLSDIGDLPLSPPSATQVNFVSYFITDFTKPGHDQYIYRHANGLCVIGLAPTHIAFKDEGGITNIDFNVGKSDRSVLKVSGKRKKNAMRSESNTALCKVSTAKDSYIVRCCVKGSLLEVNERLIKQPQLLNSSADREGYIAIIMPTRPADWTKNKESLITLEEYKAKKEVSL comes from the exons ATGGAGATTCAGAAGACTGAGGTAGCAAAGAATCCAGAAACCGATGATACAATCGAGACAACGAAGCAAAACCAATCCGAGGAGGAAGTAGAACATTGCGACGAAGACGAATTGAGAAGTCTGCTGCTTTCAGATATAGGAGACCTTCCTCTCTCTCCACCTTCAGCTACACAAGTCAACTTTGTTTCTTACTTCATCACAG ATTTCACTAAACCGGGTCATGATCAGTATATCTACCGTCACGCTAATGG TTTGTGTGTGATTGGGTTAGCTCCTACGCATATAGCTTTCAAGGACGAAGGTGGGATCACTAATATTGATTTTAATGTCGGCAAGTCTGATCGTAGCGTCTTGAAAGTCTCCGGGAAGCGTAAAAAG AATGCTATGCGGTCTGAATCGAATACAGCGTTGTGCAAAGTTTCAACTGCTAAAGATTCTTATATTGTCAG gtGTTGCGTTAAAGGTTCTCTCTTGGAGGTGAATGAGAGATTAATCAAGCAACCACAGCTTCTCAATTCATCG GCTGATCGGGAAGGATATATTGCGATAATCATGCCAACAAGACCTGCAGATTGGACCAAAAACAAGGAATCACTGATAACCTTGGAGGAGTATAAAGCAAAGAAAGAGGTGTCTCTATGA
- the LOC106353547 gene encoding SKP1-like protein 1A — protein MSTKKIVLKSSDGESFEVDEAVALESQTIAHMVEDDCVDNGVPLPNVTSKILAKVIEYCKKHVDAAASKSEAVDGGGSSDDDLKAWDAEFMKIDQATLFELILAANYLNIKNLLDLTCQTVADMIKGKTPEEIRTTFNIKNDFSPEEEEEVRRENQWAFE, from the exons ATGTCGACGAAGAAGATCGTGTTGAAGAGCTCCGATGGCGAGTCTTTCGAGGTCGACGAGGCCGTGGCTCTCGAGTCTCAGACCATAGCCCACATGGTCGAAGACGACTGCGTCGACAACGGAGTCCCGCTTCCCAACGTCACGAGCAAGATCCTCGCCAAGGTGATTGAGTACTGCAAGAAGCACGTCGACGCTGCTGCTTCCAAGAGCGAGGCCGTCGATGGCGGTGGCTCCTCCGACGATGACCTCAAGGCTTGGGATGCTGAGTTTATGAAGATCGATCAAGCTACCCTCTTTGagctcatcctg GCTGCTAATTATCTGAACATCAAGAACCTTCTCGACCTGACATGCCAGACAGTGGCTGACATGATCAAGGGCAAGACTCCGGAGGAGATTCGCACGACCTTCAACATCAAGAACGACTTTTCaccagaggaagaagaggaggtgcGCAGGGAGAACCAATGGGCTTTTGAATGA
- the LOC106353546 gene encoding GDSL esterase/lipase EXL3-like → MKENTSRSSSCSSLKLCLLSILFLTETVVAIKLPPNLKIPALIAFGDSIVDTGNNNNVKTVVKCDFQPYGINFQGGVPTGRFCDGRVPADLLAEEVGIKSVVPAYLDPNLTPKDLLTGVSFASGGSGYDPITPKLVAAISLQKQLEYFEEYIEKVKNLVGEERKNFILASSLFLLVAGSDDIANTYYDLHARPHYDVDSYTTLMANSASDFVNKLYGYGVRRIAVFGAPPLGCIPSQRTLGGGLLRECAEYYNDAAKLFNSKISTKLDYLRKTLPDSKPVYINIYDPLYDIIQNPTKYGFGVSNKGCCGTGAIEVAVLCNKITSSVCPDVSSHVFWDSYHPTEKTYKVLVSLLVDKFVNQFI, encoded by the exons ATGAAAGAGAATACAAGCCGGTCTAGTTCTTGTTCTTCGCTAAAACTATGTTTGCTGTCCATTCTCTTTCTCACTGAGACAGTCGTCGCCATCAAGCTGCCGCCAAACTTGAAGATTCCAGCGCTAATAGCTTTCGGAGACTCCATCGTTGACACTGGAAATAACAACAATGTCAAAACCGTTGTTAAGTGCGATTTTCAACCTTACGGTATCAATTTCCAAGGCGGAGTCCCCACCGGGAGATTCTGCGACGGACGAGTTCCTGCCGATTTGCTAG CTGAGGAAGTGGGGATAAAATCAGTTGTACCCGCATATCTCGATCCAAATCTAACGCCTAAAGATCTTTTAACCGGTGTATCATTTGCGTCGGGAGGTTCTGGTTATGATCCTATAACACCCAAACTCGtg GCAGCAATATCATTACAAAAGCAGTTGGAATATTTTGAGGAGTACATAGAAAAAGTGAAGAATTTAGTgggggaagaaagaaaaaacttcatattagcCAGCAGCTTGTTCTTATTGGTCGCAGGAAGCGACGACATCGCCAATACTTACTATGATCTTCATGCAAGACCTCACTATGACGTCGATTCGTACACTACTCTTATGGCCAACTCTGCCTCCGATTTTGTGAAT AAACTATACGGATATGGAGTAAGAAGAATAGCTGTGTTTGGTGCACCACCACTTGGTTGTATCCCATCACAGAGAACCTTAGGAGGAGGTCTTTTGAGAGAGTGTGCTGAGTATTACAATGACGCAGCAAAGCTCTTTAATTCAAAGATCTCCACAAAATTGGATTACCTGCGTAAAACTCTACCGGATAGTAAACCGGTCTACATTAATATCTATGACCCTCTTTATGATATCATCCAGAATCCCACAAAATACG GATTTGGAGTATCTAACAAAGGATGCTGTGGAACAGGAGCCATAGAAGTTGCTGTCCTCTGCAATAAAATCACATCTTCAGTATGTCCTGACGTGTCTAGCCATGTATTTTGGGACAGTTATCATCCCACAGAAAAAACTTACAAAGTTTTAGTCTCATTGTTGGTTGACAAATTTGTTAATCAGTTTATCTGA